A window of Corallococcus macrosporus DSM 14697 contains these coding sequences:
- a CDS encoding ATP-binding protein, whose product MSTKRYSEADLRVLVDTFRNPMLAVVEGRVLVANDAYVALVGLRRVQVEGRPVMDFIQPEDRSRVVERYWRVESGAPLHDGSQLFQVPCADGVAREVAVTASRFALERGGGGLLLNCTPMENRPPEMSVAERLVETSAGLVSAHSENAVRRVALKGLEAAGFRARLLRWEGEGLLARDGEPLPEDARLGLESLADGRPVFGGADQAAPSHVYLPVGGPQAEVLWVEGHWVAPRHGSVLMLFAKVVGAALTDARVQAESARSRWEMEAVAQVARFVAQPSPPTQEDFLARVAPLLQADAAALHLSSPAEGALTLAAHVGLHDGADAQRLAGVLSCGAEGALSSAADEAALAAHSGGRLGAGAAVCLKRGGEVCGLLQVLRAPGRPFDERDLRLLGTLSELLVTLLEQRRLRAESSRQLDETRLLLDLARTTSGVLETSSILDVAADFLVRLLDVSNCYILLYDESARLLRGAAASIAHREFFRTVVLPLHGDGLTARVARERRPIAVEDVAAAEGGFNPELAHRFDEKALLALPLTSREELIGVVVVDDTRGPRAFGPELIELAEATCGQLALSIANARLYESLWASYAELAATRAEMVKRERLAALGELSAIVAHEVRNPLGVIFNAVASLRRLLVPGGDAAMLLDILGEESDRLNRIVGDLLDYTRPRDPVLQQEDLGRVLQDSLEAARMQGGGADRSIRIQSDVEPGLPPVPMDRRLIRQALVNVAVNAIQSMPQGGLVQVRARREAHAGREQLRIDVVDQGPGIPAELLHRVFEPFFTTKAQGTGLGLAVVRRILEEHRGEIAVDSIPGRGTTFTFRLPLSQPPSFP is encoded by the coding sequence ATGAGTACGAAGCGCTACAGCGAGGCGGACCTCCGCGTCCTCGTCGACACCTTCCGCAACCCCATGCTGGCGGTGGTGGAGGGACGGGTGCTCGTGGCCAACGACGCCTATGTCGCGTTGGTGGGCCTGCGACGCGTCCAGGTGGAGGGCCGCCCCGTCATGGACTTCATCCAGCCGGAGGACCGCAGCCGCGTGGTGGAGCGCTACTGGCGGGTGGAGTCTGGCGCGCCGCTCCATGACGGCTCCCAGCTCTTCCAGGTCCCCTGCGCGGACGGAGTGGCGCGCGAGGTGGCCGTCACCGCGTCCCGCTTCGCGTTGGAGCGCGGGGGCGGGGGCCTGCTCCTCAACTGCACGCCCATGGAGAACCGGCCCCCGGAGATGTCGGTGGCCGAGCGGCTGGTGGAGACCTCCGCGGGCCTGGTGTCCGCGCACTCGGAGAACGCCGTCCGCCGCGTCGCGCTGAAGGGGCTGGAGGCCGCGGGCTTCCGGGCCCGGCTGCTGCGCTGGGAAGGCGAGGGCCTGCTGGCGCGGGACGGAGAGCCGCTGCCGGAGGACGCGCGCCTGGGGCTGGAGTCGCTCGCGGACGGGCGCCCCGTCTTCGGCGGCGCGGACCAGGCCGCGCCCAGCCACGTCTACCTGCCCGTGGGCGGCCCCCAGGCCGAGGTGCTCTGGGTGGAGGGCCACTGGGTGGCGCCGCGCCATGGCTCGGTGTTGATGCTGTTCGCCAAGGTGGTGGGCGCCGCGCTGACGGACGCGCGCGTGCAGGCGGAGAGCGCCCGCAGCCGCTGGGAGATGGAGGCCGTGGCGCAGGTGGCGCGCTTCGTCGCGCAGCCGTCCCCGCCCACGCAGGAGGACTTCCTGGCGCGCGTCGCGCCGCTGCTCCAGGCGGACGCCGCGGCCCTGCACCTGTCCTCACCGGCCGAGGGCGCGCTGACGCTGGCGGCTCACGTGGGCCTGCACGACGGGGCGGATGCCCAGCGGCTGGCGGGCGTGCTGTCGTGCGGCGCGGAGGGGGCCCTGTCGTCGGCCGCGGACGAGGCCGCGTTGGCGGCGCACTCCGGAGGGCGGCTGGGCGCGGGCGCGGCGGTGTGCCTGAAGCGCGGCGGTGAGGTGTGCGGCCTGCTCCAGGTGCTGCGCGCTCCGGGGCGCCCCTTCGACGAGCGGGACCTCCGCCTGCTGGGCACCTTGTCGGAGCTGCTGGTGACGCTGCTGGAGCAGCGCCGGCTGCGCGCGGAGTCCTCGCGTCAACTGGACGAAACGCGCCTGCTGCTGGATTTGGCGCGCACCACGTCCGGCGTGCTGGAGACGTCGAGCATCCTGGACGTGGCCGCGGACTTCCTCGTCCGCCTGCTGGACGTGTCCAACTGCTACATCCTGCTCTACGACGAGAGCGCCCGGCTGCTGCGCGGCGCCGCGGCCTCCATCGCGCACCGCGAGTTCTTCCGCACGGTGGTGCTGCCGCTCCATGGTGACGGCCTGACGGCGCGCGTGGCCCGCGAGCGCAGGCCCATCGCGGTGGAGGACGTGGCCGCGGCCGAAGGTGGCTTCAACCCGGAGCTGGCGCACCGCTTCGACGAGAAGGCGCTGCTGGCGCTGCCGCTCACCTCCCGCGAGGAGCTCATCGGCGTGGTGGTGGTGGACGACACCCGGGGGCCGCGCGCCTTCGGGCCGGAGCTCATCGAGCTGGCGGAGGCCACGTGTGGCCAGCTCGCGCTGTCCATCGCCAACGCGCGCCTGTACGAGTCGCTGTGGGCCAGCTACGCGGAGCTGGCCGCCACGCGCGCGGAGATGGTGAAGCGCGAGCGGCTGGCCGCGCTGGGCGAGCTGTCCGCGATTGTCGCCCACGAGGTGCGCAACCCGCTGGGCGTCATCTTCAACGCGGTGGCCTCGCTGCGCCGGCTGCTGGTGCCGGGCGGCGACGCGGCCATGCTGCTGGACATCCTGGGGGAGGAGAGCGACCGGCTCAACCGCATCGTCGGGGACCTGCTGGACTACACGCGCCCTAGAGATCCGGTGCTCCAGCAGGAGGACCTGGGCCGCGTGCTCCAGGACTCGCTGGAGGCCGCGCGCATGCAGGGCGGCGGCGCGGACCGCTCCATCCGCATCCAGTCCGACGTGGAGCCCGGCCTGCCGCCGGTGCCCATGGACCGCCGCCTCATCCGCCAGGCGCTGGTCAACGTGGCGGTCAACGCCATCCAGTCCATGCCGCAGGGCGGGCTGGTGCAGGTGCGCGCGCGCCGGGAGGCCCACGCGGGGCGCGAGCAGCTTCGCATCGACGTGGTGGACCAGGGCCCGGGCATCCCCGCGGAGCTGCTCCACCGCGTCTTCGAGCCCTTCTTCACCACCAAGGCCCAGGGCACCGGGCTGGGGCTCGCCGTCGTCAGACGCATTCTCGAAGAGCACCGGGGCGAAATCGCCGTGGACAGCATCCCCGGGCGAGGTACCACCTTCACCTTCCGGCTGCCGCTCTCGCAGCCTCCGTCCTTCCCATGA
- a CDS encoding GNAT family N-acetyltransferase, translated as MGPQDSQWVLRPGRPEDHAVFAQLFLELGVDDPPPSAPVWAAEIAGSSLFAEGPRGVGAYAVTKALGDFGFVQQLVVAPSVRGQGLGRRMMSHLASHLRAQGCTRWGLNVKRDNVPALSLYTSMGMQPAREAATLRLTRAHLASLPAASSEGAMVPVSPEDRGPLTEAFGMLPGKLESFAALDSHRLLGLVDAQAPARRWLGMMDLRAAAGPLLFPFFAVSAAHARTLLEAAFEQLGEGASSLNVVVTDDAPLVRLLRDAGAQTRLETLELRGPLTDAAR; from the coding sequence GTGGGTCCGCAAGACTCTCAGTGGGTGCTGAGGCCTGGACGTCCGGAGGACCACGCCGTCTTCGCCCAGCTCTTCCTGGAGCTGGGGGTGGATGACCCTCCGCCCTCCGCGCCGGTGTGGGCCGCGGAGATTGCCGGGTCCTCCCTGTTCGCGGAAGGCCCTCGGGGCGTGGGGGCCTATGCCGTGACGAAGGCGCTGGGCGACTTCGGGTTCGTGCAGCAGCTCGTGGTGGCGCCGTCCGTCCGGGGGCAGGGGCTGGGACGGCGGATGATGTCGCACCTGGCCAGCCACCTGCGCGCGCAAGGGTGTACCCGCTGGGGCCTCAACGTGAAGCGGGACAACGTGCCAGCGCTCTCGCTCTACACCTCCATGGGGATGCAGCCGGCGCGTGAGGCCGCAACCCTGCGGCTGACGCGGGCCCACCTGGCGTCGCTCCCCGCCGCCTCCTCGGAAGGGGCCATGGTGCCGGTGTCTCCGGAGGACCGCGGCCCGCTGACGGAGGCCTTCGGGATGCTCCCTGGCAAGCTGGAGTCCTTCGCGGCCCTCGACTCGCACCGGCTGCTGGGGCTCGTTGATGCCCAGGCCCCCGCCCGCCGGTGGCTGGGGATGATGGACCTGCGCGCCGCCGCCGGGCCGCTCCTGTTCCCCTTCTTCGCCGTGTCCGCCGCGCACGCGCGGACGTTGCTGGAAGCCGCCTTCGAGCAGTTGGGGGAGGGCGCGTCGTCGCTGAACGTCGTGGTGACGGATGACGCGCCCCTGGTGCGCCTGCTCCGCGACGCGGGGGCGCAGACGCGCCTCGAAACGCTGGAGCTCCGTGGCCCGCTGACGGACGCGGCGCGCTGA
- a CDS encoding sigma-54-dependent transcriptional regulator has protein sequence MTDANTPPTRGRLLVVDDQRNMRATTALLLRAENYTVFEAATGEEALAQLASGSIDLLLTDLKMEPMDGLTLLRRALEVAPRLQVIMMTAFGSIESAVEAMRLGAYDYVTKPFKESELRYRVERALERARLLRDVDNLTTDFNQRHGLSALVGRSAAMRELTTRLMRVAQSDATVLIQGESGTGKELVARALHAHSRRKARSFVPVNCAAISESLLESELFGHAKGAFTGAVKARRGLFEEADGGTLFIDEVTETSPTFQSKLLRALQEGEVRRVGESTALRVDVRIVAATNRDIELEVRDKRFRQDLYYRLNVVALRVPPLRERLEDVPALAEHFLERANARSPNPKRLSAAAVAHLMSYGFPGNVRELENLVEQAAALAEGDELLPEDFPLRQGRMTPALGTPSVAFLDGQGGGAHRNASAGPTLAQVVEEAERHAITQALERHGVDLSRVADELGVSSTTLWRKMKRLNLRPPSELARE, from the coding sequence ATGACCGACGCGAACACCCCGCCGACCCGAGGACGGCTCCTCGTCGTGGATGACCAGCGCAACATGCGCGCCACCACCGCCCTGTTGCTGCGGGCGGAGAACTACACCGTCTTCGAGGCCGCCACGGGCGAGGAGGCCCTGGCCCAGCTCGCCAGCGGCAGCATCGACCTGCTGCTGACGGACCTGAAGATGGAGCCCATGGACGGGCTCACGCTCCTGCGGCGCGCGCTGGAGGTGGCGCCGCGGCTCCAGGTCATCATGATGACGGCGTTCGGCTCCATCGAAAGCGCCGTGGAGGCCATGCGGCTGGGGGCCTACGACTATGTCACCAAGCCCTTCAAGGAGAGCGAGCTGCGCTACCGCGTGGAGCGCGCCCTGGAGCGCGCGCGCCTCCTGCGCGACGTGGACAACCTCACCACGGACTTCAACCAGCGCCACGGCCTGTCCGCGCTGGTGGGGCGCAGCGCCGCCATGCGCGAGCTCACCACGCGGCTGATGCGCGTGGCGCAGAGCGACGCCACCGTCCTCATCCAGGGCGAGAGCGGCACCGGCAAGGAGCTGGTGGCCCGCGCGCTCCACGCGCACAGCCGCCGCAAGGCCCGCTCCTTCGTGCCCGTCAACTGCGCCGCCATCAGCGAGTCCCTGCTGGAGAGCGAGCTGTTCGGCCACGCCAAGGGCGCCTTCACCGGCGCGGTGAAGGCCCGCCGCGGCCTCTTCGAGGAGGCGGACGGCGGCACGCTCTTCATCGACGAGGTGACCGAGACGAGCCCCACCTTCCAGTCCAAGCTGCTGCGCGCCCTCCAGGAGGGCGAGGTGCGCCGCGTGGGCGAGTCCACCGCGCTGCGCGTGGACGTGCGCATCGTCGCGGCCACCAACCGGGACATCGAGCTGGAGGTGCGCGACAAGCGCTTCCGGCAGGACCTCTACTACCGCCTCAACGTGGTGGCCCTGCGCGTGCCGCCGCTGCGCGAGCGCCTGGAGGACGTGCCCGCGCTGGCGGAGCACTTCCTGGAGCGGGCCAACGCCCGCAGCCCCAACCCCAAGCGGCTGTCGGCCGCCGCCGTGGCCCACCTGATGAGCTACGGCTTCCCCGGCAACGTGCGCGAGCTGGAGAACCTGGTGGAGCAGGCCGCCGCGCTCGCGGAGGGCGACGAGCTGCTGCCCGAGGACTTCCCCCTGCGCCAGGGCCGCATGACGCCCGCCCTCGGCACGCCGAGCGTCGCCTTCCTGGACGGGCAGGGTGGAGGGGCCCACCGCAACGCCAGCGCGGGGCCCACGCTGGCACAGGTGGTGGAGGAGGCGGAGCGCCACGCCATCACCCAGGCCCTGGAGCGGCACGGCGTGGACCTGTCGCGCGTCGCGGATGAGCTCGGCGTGTCCTCCACCACGCTCTGGCGGAAGATGAAGCGGCTCAACCTCCGCCCCCCCAGCGAGCTGGCCCGGGAATAG
- a CDS encoding complex I subunit 4 family protein — protein MSFLDTHLLNIVVFLPLLFAALVALLPASENGQIRTVTFIAMALDLVFGAWAYMAYVPGGAEFQLEYRARWFDLFGTSYHIGVDGLAVSLLLLTVFLGPLVVLASTTYIKFRIKEFHLALLVLQTTMLGALVSLDVLLFYIFFEAMLIPMYLLVGVWGAEDRQMAAVKFFLYTLAGSLLMLVAIIAVYFISSPVGARSFDYASIYNGLLDANRQLSACTAAGSCDSLTGLAATLHTWGPWLFAAFAIAFAVKVPMWPLHTWLPDAHVQAPVAGSMILAGVTLKMGTFGFWRYAIPFFPVATQQARPFLATLAVIGIVYGALMCLAQRDIKKLIAYSSVSHLGYCMLGILAITAEGATGSAYQMLNHGVSTGALFLLFGYLYERRHSRLMADYGGIAKVMPVFTAAFVIITFSSIAVPGTNGFIGEFLVLLGTFKSDLGEAAGNPHLTAVFGAFATLGVILGAAYMLWMVQKVFFGGLTHRENQHLTDMNLREGLTVLPFIVLVAVMGLQPQPFLDRLAPSTDRFLARARVGTPGATVQEDQLRVEVMSLPSRQVVAAPSAPVPLAAAPAVPSPRQ, from the coding sequence ATGAGCTTCCTCGACACCCACCTGCTCAACATCGTCGTCTTCCTGCCGCTGCTGTTCGCGGCGCTGGTGGCGCTGCTGCCGGCCAGCGAGAACGGCCAGATTCGCACCGTCACGTTCATCGCCATGGCGCTGGACCTGGTGTTCGGCGCCTGGGCGTACATGGCCTACGTGCCGGGCGGGGCGGAGTTCCAGCTCGAGTACCGGGCGCGCTGGTTCGACCTGTTCGGCACCAGCTACCACATTGGCGTGGACGGCCTGGCCGTGAGCCTGCTGCTGCTCACCGTCTTCCTGGGGCCCCTGGTGGTGCTGGCGTCCACCACGTACATCAAGTTCCGCATCAAGGAGTTCCACCTGGCGCTGCTGGTGCTCCAGACGACGATGCTGGGCGCGCTGGTGTCGCTGGACGTGCTGCTCTTCTACATCTTCTTCGAGGCCATGCTCATCCCCATGTACCTCCTGGTGGGTGTGTGGGGCGCCGAGGACCGCCAGATGGCGGCGGTGAAGTTCTTCCTCTACACGCTGGCCGGCTCGCTGCTGATGCTGGTGGCCATCATCGCCGTGTACTTCATCAGCTCGCCGGTGGGCGCCCGCTCGTTCGACTACGCGAGCATCTACAACGGCCTGCTGGACGCGAACCGGCAGCTCAGCGCGTGCACCGCGGCGGGCTCGTGCGACTCGCTCACCGGCCTGGCCGCCACGCTGCACACCTGGGGCCCGTGGCTGTTCGCCGCGTTCGCCATCGCGTTCGCGGTCAAGGTCCCGATGTGGCCGCTGCACACCTGGTTGCCGGACGCGCACGTGCAGGCGCCGGTGGCCGGCTCCATGATTCTGGCCGGCGTCACCCTGAAGATGGGCACCTTCGGCTTCTGGCGCTACGCGATTCCCTTCTTCCCGGTGGCCACGCAGCAGGCGCGGCCCTTCCTGGCCACGCTGGCCGTCATCGGCATCGTGTACGGCGCGCTGATGTGCCTGGCGCAGCGGGACATCAAGAAGCTGATTGCGTACTCGTCCGTCAGCCACCTGGGCTACTGCATGCTGGGCATCCTGGCGATTACCGCCGAGGGCGCCACGGGCAGCGCGTACCAGATGCTCAACCACGGCGTCTCCACGGGCGCGCTGTTCCTCCTCTTCGGCTACCTGTACGAGCGGCGCCACTCGCGCCTGATGGCGGACTACGGCGGCATCGCGAAGGTGATGCCGGTGTTCACCGCGGCCTTCGTCATCATCACCTTCTCCTCCATCGCCGTGCCGGGCACCAACGGCTTCATCGGTGAGTTCCTCGTCCTGCTGGGCACCTTCAAGAGCGACCTGGGTGAGGCCGCGGGCAACCCGCACCTGACCGCGGTGTTCGGCGCCTTCGCCACGCTGGGCGTCATCCTGGGCGCGGCCTACATGCTGTGGATGGTGCAGAAGGTGTTCTTCGGTGGCCTCACGCACCGGGAGAACCAGCACCTGACGGACATGAACCTGCGCGAGGGCCTCACGGTGCTTCCCTTCATCGTCCTGGTGGCGGTGATGGGTCTGCAGCCGCAGCCCTTCCTGGACCGGCTCGCCCCGTCCACGGACCGCTTCCTGGCCCGCGCTCGCGTGGGCACGCCAGGCGCGACGGTGCAGGAGGACCAGCTCCGGGTGGAGGTGATGTCCCTGCCGTCCCGCCAGGTCGTCGCCGCGCCGTCCGCGCCCGTTCCGCTGGCCGCCGCCCCGGCCGTTCCCTCGCCGCGGCAGTAA
- a CDS encoding NADH-quinone oxidoreductase subunit N: MNLPNLTLADFLPLLPTIIMVVGASILLLSEVFLSATASRAYQAVLTVVTAVAAGAMALSTMFEPPQEVMLGFGVLDPFSSFLTFVVCVGLALATLSSVSFLRKRGAERGEFYALMLFATAGMSLLAMSNELITLFINIEVLSIATYALTSYLRRGTRPSEAGFKYFILGAFSSAVLLYGAALLYGATGTTHLTAMAGPLSTAMASQPGLVYAGLILVGAGFAFKVAAVPFHMWTPDVYEGAPTPVTALMSAGVKAAAFAAMVRVFFMAGKGVDPQMLLGLFSVLAFLTMVAGNLLAIPQRNVKRMLAYSSIAHAGYLLVGVAALFVTGPGEQFRLLGASALTGGTPLDLARAEALRGILYYLLAYTFSAVGAFAIVSVLERREDEEKGTAWDLERFSGLAQRKPGWAFAMAAFMLSLGGIPPTIGFMSKLLIFQAAVDAGLIGLAIVGVLSSAAGVYYYLRVVVYMFMRPVPEGAQALEKSWSTELALVLSTAAVVILGIIPGPVMAWLEQASSIFGQ, encoded by the coding sequence ATGAACCTGCCCAACCTCACCCTGGCAGACTTCCTCCCGCTGCTGCCCACCATCATCATGGTGGTGGGTGCCTCCATCCTGCTGCTGTCGGAGGTGTTCCTCTCCGCGACGGCGTCGCGCGCGTACCAGGCGGTGCTCACCGTGGTGACGGCGGTGGCGGCTGGCGCCATGGCGCTGTCGACGATGTTCGAGCCGCCCCAGGAGGTGATGCTCGGCTTCGGCGTGCTGGACCCCTTCTCCAGCTTCCTCACCTTCGTGGTGTGCGTGGGCCTGGCGCTGGCGACCCTGAGCTCGGTGAGCTTCCTGCGCAAGCGCGGCGCGGAGCGCGGTGAGTTCTACGCGCTGATGCTGTTCGCCACGGCGGGCATGAGCCTGCTGGCGATGTCCAACGAGCTCATCACGCTCTTCATCAACATCGAGGTCCTCTCCATCGCCACCTACGCGCTGACGTCGTACCTGCGGCGTGGCACGCGGCCGAGCGAGGCGGGCTTCAAGTACTTCATCCTGGGCGCGTTCTCGTCCGCGGTGCTGCTGTATGGCGCGGCGCTGCTGTACGGCGCCACCGGCACCACCCACCTGACGGCCATGGCCGGTCCGCTGTCCACCGCCATGGCGTCGCAGCCGGGCCTGGTCTACGCGGGCCTCATCCTGGTGGGCGCGGGCTTCGCCTTCAAGGTGGCCGCGGTGCCGTTCCACATGTGGACGCCGGACGTCTACGAGGGCGCCCCGACGCCCGTCACCGCGCTGATGAGCGCGGGCGTGAAGGCCGCCGCCTTCGCGGCGATGGTCCGCGTGTTCTTCATGGCGGGCAAGGGCGTGGACCCGCAGATGCTGCTGGGCCTGTTCTCCGTGCTGGCCTTCCTCACCATGGTGGCGGGCAACCTGCTGGCCATTCCGCAGCGCAACGTGAAGCGGATGCTGGCGTACTCGTCCATTGCCCACGCCGGCTACCTGCTGGTGGGCGTGGCCGCCCTCTTCGTCACCGGCCCGGGCGAACAGTTCCGCCTGCTGGGTGCGTCCGCGCTGACGGGCGGCACCCCGCTGGACCTGGCCCGCGCGGAGGCGCTGCGCGGCATCCTCTACTACCTGCTGGCGTACACGTTCAGCGCGGTGGGCGCCTTCGCCATCGTCTCTGTCCTGGAGCGTCGCGAGGACGAGGAGAAGGGCACCGCGTGGGATTTGGAGCGCTTCAGCGGGCTGGCGCAGCGCAAGCCGGGCTGGGCCTTCGCGATGGCGGCCTTCATGCTGTCGCTGGGTGGCATCCCGCCCACCATCGGCTTCATGAGCAAGCTGCTCATCTTCCAGGCCGCCGTGGACGCGGGCCTCATTGGCCTGGCCATCGTCGGCGTGCTGTCCAGCGCGGCGGGCGTCTATTACTACCTGCGCGTGGTGGTCTACATGTTCATGCGCCCGGTGCCGGAGGGCGCGCAGGCGCTGGAGAAGAGCTGGTCCACCGAGCTGGCCCTGGTGCTGTCCACCGCGGCCGTCGTCATCCTGGGCATCATCCCCGGCCCCGTTATGGCGTGGCTGGAGCAGGCCAGCAGCATCTTCGGCCAGTAG